In Pleurocapsa sp. PCC 7319, the following are encoded in one genomic region:
- the katG gene encoding catalase/peroxidase HPI: protein MNNNPPTAPTQCPFRGTRVGGALGSKPQTDDWWPNRLQVELLHQNSPQANPLRDFDYKEAFQKIDFQQLKKDIKTLLTDSKDWWPADYGNYGPQMIRMAWHSAGTYRIADGRGGASRGMQRFAPINSWWDNGNTDKSRRLLWPIKQKYGAALSWADLMILVGNCALEIMGLKTFGYGGGRMDAWEADRATYWGPEFWDGQAFGENGKQHEGHPDEMVTRTIRWVGEPKDEYYDLENPLGASHQALIYVDPEGPNGSGDPIASARDIRETFARMAMNDEETVALIAGGHAFGKSHGMVAPDKIGPAPEGAPIQAMGLGWQNPEGTGFAEYTMTNGIEGSWTPNPTQWDNSYLENLFKYEWEQTKSPAGAIQWKPSDQDAPTTPDAHKSGVEHSLMMMTSDIALKEDSAYREVCQRFLDDFDYFSDTFARAWYKLTHRDMGPKVRYLGPEVAEEDLTWQDPIPALDHDVVDDADINSLKDKILASGLSVSELVSAAWASASNYRDSDKRGGANGARVRLNPQKDWEVNRPQELSKVLSTLEQIQSEFNNTQSGNKKISIADLIVLGGCAAVEKAAKDAGVDVGVPFTPGRMDTTQELTDVESFEWLKPVSDGFRNYHNEAVGYKVKAERIFLDRAQLLKLTAPEWTVLVGGLRALDQNWDRSKHGIFSDRPGVLTNDFFRVLTSMDYEWKPIDNREMLFNICDRQTGETKFTATRCDLIFGSNAELRQVSEVYGADDGHERMVKDFVAAWNKVMMLDRFDVRAYPAIVVLDESVRSGSFGQR, encoded by the coding sequence ATGAACAACAACCCTCCTACCGCTCCTACACAATGTCCCTTTCGTGGAACCCGTGTTGGAGGCGCGCTCGGCTCTAAGCCGCAAACTGATGATTGGTGGCCGAATCGACTTCAGGTCGAGCTGCTTCACCAAAATTCACCCCAGGCTAATCCGCTAAGAGATTTTGACTATAAGGAAGCGTTTCAGAAGATCGACTTTCAGCAGTTGAAAAAGGATATCAAAACTTTACTGACAGATTCAAAAGACTGGTGGCCAGCCGACTACGGCAACTACGGACCTCAGATGATCCGCATGGCATGGCACTCTGCGGGAACTTACCGTATCGCCGACGGTCGTGGCGGAGCGAGCCGGGGTATGCAGCGCTTTGCCCCAATTAACTCGTGGTGGGATAATGGCAACACCGATAAATCACGACGGCTACTCTGGCCAATTAAGCAGAAATACGGCGCGGCACTGAGCTGGGCAGATCTAATGATCCTGGTCGGCAACTGCGCGCTCGAAATTATGGGTCTGAAGACCTTTGGCTATGGCGGTGGTCGCATGGATGCTTGGGAGGCAGATCGCGCCACCTACTGGGGTCCTGAGTTTTGGGACGGTCAAGCGTTCGGAGAAAATGGCAAGCAGCATGAGGGACATCCAGATGAGATGGTCACTCGAACAATTCGCTGGGTCGGCGAACCGAAAGACGAATACTATGACCTCGAAAACCCGTTGGGAGCTTCGCACCAGGCACTAATCTACGTCGATCCAGAGGGTCCGAATGGAAGCGGAGACCCGATCGCATCCGCCCGCGACATTCGCGAGACTTTTGCGCGCATGGCGATGAACGATGAGGAAACTGTAGCGTTAATTGCAGGTGGACATGCTTTTGGTAAAAGCCACGGCATGGTTGCGCCAGACAAGATCGGACCAGCCCCCGAAGGTGCGCCGATTCAAGCAATGGGCTTAGGATGGCAAAATCCTGAAGGTACTGGTTTTGCAGAATATACAATGACGAACGGGATTGAAGGTTCATGGACACCAAACCCGACCCAATGGGATAACAGCTACCTAGAAAATCTCTTTAAATACGAGTGGGAACAAACCAAGAGCCCAGCTGGTGCCATTCAGTGGAAGCCAAGCGATCAAGATGCGCCGACAACGCCAGATGCGCACAAGTCTGGTGTCGAGCATTCATTAATGATGATGACTTCAGACATTGCGTTGAAGGAAGATTCCGCCTATCGTGAAGTCTGTCAACGCTTTCTCGATGACTTTGACTACTTTAGTGATACATTTGCGCGCGCTTGGTACAAGCTGACTCATCGGGATATGGGACCCAAAGTACGCTATCTCGGTCCAGAAGTTGCGGAGGAAGATCTGACTTGGCAAGATCCGATTCCAGCACTCGATCACGATGTCGTCGATGATGCCGATATTAATTCTCTCAAGGACAAGATTTTGGCGAGTGGGCTCTCAGTTTCGGAGTTGGTGTCCGCAGCTTGGGCGTCGGCTTCAAATTATCGCGACTCTGACAAGCGTGGTGGTGCTAATGGCGCTCGTGTTCGCCTAAATCCCCAAAAAGACTGGGAGGTGAACCGCCCGCAGGAGCTTAGCAAGGTCTTATCAACCCTGGAGCAAATTCAGTCAGAATTTAACAACACTCAGTCGGGTAACAAAAAAATCTCAATCGCGGATCTTATTGTCCTCGGAGGCTGCGCTGCTGTCGAGAAGGCTGCGAAAGATGCTGGAGTCGATGTCGGTGTTCCATTTACTCCTGGTCGAATGGATACTACTCAAGAACTGACAGATGTTGAAAGCTTTGAATGGCTCAAGCCAGTCTCGGACGGTTTCAGAAATTATCATAACGAGGCTGTGGGCTATAAGGTTAAGGCAGAGCGCATTTTCCTCGATCGCGCACAGCTTCTTAAACTGACCGCTCCCGAGTGGACAGTTCTTGTCGGTGGACTTCGTGCCCTCGATCAAAACTGGGATCGTTCAAAGCATGGTATCTTCAGCGACCGACCTGGCGTTTTGACCAATGACTTTTTCCGTGTCTTGACCAGCATGGACTACGAGTGGAAGCCAATCGACAATCGCGAGATGCTCTTTAATATCTGCGATCGCCAAACAGGTGAGACGAAGTTTACCGCGACACGCTGCGATCTCATCTTTGGCTCGAACGCGGAACTGCGTCAGGTTTCTGAAGTCTACGGCGCTGATGACGGTCACGAGCGGATGGTTAAAGACTTTGTTGCAGCTTGGAATAAGGTAATGATGCTTGATCGCTTTGACGTTCGTGCTTATCCTGCAATTGTTGTACTGGATGAGTCCGTCCGTTCGGGCTCGTTCGGTCAAAGATGA
- a CDS encoding glycoside hydrolase family 10 protein: MTFAPSHTPQSSKSIKGIWLSHVGNAFLTYTTLTDNVFHQLSRLNYNRVYVDVYNNGTTYSSKYAPRNYLLSFPFTNPLKTAIKEGKRQGLKIYAWYEHGLMTFPDAKLAQKHPDWILTTSNQEKLIDNHWWLNPANPEVQQYFVNLFTEVAASYPDIDGIQVDDHWGIPIQFGNHIDEMTELTQKVVRAVRKVRPELVISLSPNPLGFSRTKYSQDWLAWIQAGLIDELVMQLYRQTSHEVALSIDNSILPEVSKYVNVAVGIYAGSWHNQKSLAEIQRQISVVKQYGYGYAIFAWKTSFGILRFANRREKETYLKAI, translated from the coding sequence TTGACTTTTGCCCCCAGCCACACACCACAGTCATCAAAATCAATCAAAGGTATTTGGCTCAGCCATGTGGGCAACGCCTTTTTAACTTATACCACCTTGACAGATAATGTATTTCATCAGTTATCTCGTCTTAACTACAATCGAGTTTATGTCGATGTCTACAATAACGGGACTACTTATTCTAGTAAGTATGCTCCGCGAAATTACCTTTTATCTTTTCCTTTTACTAATCCTTTAAAGACAGCTATCAAAGAAGGGAAACGTCAAGGATTGAAAATTTATGCTTGGTACGAACACGGCTTAATGACTTTTCCTGATGCTAAATTAGCCCAAAAGCATCCTGATTGGATCTTAACTACCAGTAACCAAGAAAAGCTAATTGATAATCACTGGTGGTTAAATCCTGCAAACCCCGAAGTGCAGCAATATTTTGTTAATTTATTTACCGAAGTAGCAGCATCCTATCCCGATATTGATGGTATTCAGGTTGATGACCATTGGGGAATACCAATTCAGTTTGGTAATCACATCGATGAGATGACAGAATTAACTCAAAAAGTTGTTCGGGCTGTCAGAAAAGTTAGACCGGAGTTAGTAATTTCTTTATCTCCTAATCCTCTGGGATTTTCCAGAACAAAATACTCTCAGGATTGGCTAGCCTGGATTCAAGCAGGACTAATTGATGAATTAGTAATGCAGCTTTATCGTCAAACTAGCCATGAAGTCGCACTGTCAATCGATAACTCTATATTACCTGAAGTCAGTAAGTACGTGAATGTAGCAGTAGGTATCTATGCTGGCAGTTGGCACAATCAAAAATCTCTAGCGGAAATTCAACGACAAATATCTGTGGTTAAGCAATATGGTTATGGCTACGCTATTTTTGCCTGGAAAACTTCTTTTGGAATATTACGTTTTGCCAATCGTCGGGAGAAAGAAACTTATTTAAAGGCAATTTAA
- the dprA gene encoding DNA-processing protein DprA, whose protein sequence is MEQERAYWLAWSQIPGIGPISLKKIYQHFGSLQEAWMAPAIAFAEIDGLGNKFSTAIQQGRTKFNPEELLEQHLEHNPQFWIPADTTYPRLLLEIPSPPPLLYYLGQVEPTENQGIKPLIGIVGTRNPTEYGKRWTTKITKALVQHGFGIVSGMAAGIDAIAHSSCLEANGRTIAVLGTGVDTVYPYSNRALYQQLQTQGLIISEYPAQTKPERNHFPARNRIIAGLCRAVLIMEAPKRSGALITARFANDFGRDVYVLPGSLDNIQSLGCLALLNSGAHVVLGIEDLLEMLGTMPCLDRMPPTPQPIPNLEPELECIYRLINQESIALDAIVEQTGKSTSEILVALSQLELMDLVYQLPGMRYQIKG, encoded by the coding sequence ATGGAACAAGAACGAGCTTACTGGTTAGCATGGTCCCAAATTCCAGGAATAGGACCAATTTCCCTCAAAAAGATTTATCAACATTTTGGTTCACTGCAAGAAGCTTGGATGGCACCAGCGATCGCCTTTGCTGAAATCGATGGCTTGGGGAATAAATTCTCAACAGCTATTCAACAGGGACGGACAAAATTTAATCCTGAAGAACTTTTAGAGCAACATTTAGAACACAATCCTCAGTTTTGGATACCAGCAGATACTACCTACCCACGCCTACTCCTCGAAATCCCTAGTCCACCACCGCTACTATATTATTTAGGGCAAGTTGAACCGACAGAGAATCAGGGAATTAAACCTCTAATTGGGATCGTAGGAACTCGTAATCCCACAGAATACGGTAAGCGTTGGACCACAAAAATCACTAAAGCTCTCGTACAACATGGCTTTGGTATTGTTTCGGGGATGGCAGCAGGGATTGATGCTATAGCTCATTCTAGCTGTTTAGAAGCCAATGGCAGAACCATAGCTGTGTTGGGTACAGGAGTGGATACCGTCTATCCCTATAGTAATCGTGCCTTGTATCAACAACTGCAAACACAGGGGTTGATTATCAGCGAATATCCTGCCCAGACAAAACCAGAGCGTAATCACTTCCCGGCTCGAAATCGCATTATTGCCGGTTTATGTCGCGCTGTCTTGATTATGGAAGCCCCTAAGCGATCGGGAGCGTTAATTACCGCTCGTTTTGCTAATGATTTTGGTCGTGATGTTTATGTATTACCAGGCTCTTTAGATAATATTCAATCTTTAGGATGTTTGGCACTACTAAATTCTGGAGCGCACGTCGTCTTAGGTATTGAAGATTTATTAGAAATGTTAGGCACTATGCCCTGTTTAGATCGAATGCCCCCCACTCCTCAGCCAATACCCAACTTAGAGCCAGAGTTGGAATGCATATATCGACTGATTAACCAAGAGTCGATTGCTTTAGATGCAATTGTTGAGCAAACCGGCAAAAGTACCAGCGAAATTTTGGTCGCTTTATCTCAGCTTGAATTAATGGATTTGGTATATCAGTTACCAGGAATGCGCTATCAAATTAAGGGTTGA
- a CDS encoding patatin-like phospholipase family protein, whose product MNYHQNPQIGLVLAGGGAKGAYQAGALRYLAEIGLQPQIIAGTSIGALNGATLAANTPFNYAVQRLDRIWTKLGQTKVISPHQNLAVNTLNQAAKAFVPTFRHWLVEFALNAGLSNNKALLDPEPIETMLKEIIAPDALRNGIELWVTVFPSLKIPGLDYDWLIDLIRSQIGAKAQWLRVQDCQNDETLFNLLLASAAIPFAFPQREVNGQYYVDGALGDNIPLGALAARGCTHAIVIHLDGGAIWNRHDFPEQTVIEIRPSDKINSSHLPVIGEIHSLLDFTPEKIATLKQMGYQDARSSLEPILETLVTVKQQRKVEKSLLYSTEILLGDEPL is encoded by the coding sequence ATGAATTACCATCAAAACCCGCAAATTGGACTTGTATTAGCTGGAGGGGGAGCAAAAGGTGCATATCAAGCTGGCGCACTGCGCTATCTAGCAGAAATTGGCTTGCAACCTCAAATTATTGCAGGTACGAGCATCGGCGCGTTGAATGGAGCTACTTTAGCAGCCAATACTCCTTTTAACTACGCAGTACAACGTTTAGATCGAATTTGGACAAAGCTGGGTCAAACCAAAGTAATTAGTCCTCATCAAAATCTTGCTGTCAACACTTTAAATCAAGCAGCTAAAGCGTTTGTTCCTACCTTTCGTCATTGGTTAGTTGAATTTGCTCTCAACGCAGGCTTATCCAACAATAAAGCCTTGTTAGATCCAGAGCCTATAGAAACTATGCTAAAAGAGATAATCGCTCCTGATGCTTTAAGGAATGGGATTGAATTGTGGGTGACAGTCTTTCCCTCATTAAAAATACCTGGTTTAGATTACGATTGGCTAATCGATCTGATTCGCTCTCAAATAGGAGCAAAAGCCCAGTGGCTGAGGGTGCAAGATTGTCAAAATGATGAAACCCTCTTCAATCTACTTTTAGCTAGTGCTGCTATTCCCTTCGCCTTTCCCCAGCGGGAAGTTAACGGACAATACTATGTTGATGGTGCTTTAGGGGATAATATTCCTTTGGGCGCGCTAGCTGCAAGAGGCTGTACTCATGCAATTGTCATTCATCTGGACGGCGGTGCAATTTGGAATCGTCATGATTTTCCCGAACAAACCGTAATCGAAATTCGTCCGTCAGACAAGATCAATAGTTCTCATTTACCTGTCATTGGTGAAATTCATTCCCTACTAGACTTTACTCCAGAAAAAATAGCTACTCTCAAACAAATGGGATATCAAGATGCTCGAAGCAGTTTAGAACCTATTTTAGAAACTTTGGTTACTGTCAAACAACAGCGCAAGGTTGAAAAATCGTTGCTTTATTCAACTGAAATACTTTTAGGCGATGAACCTCTATAA
- a CDS encoding RNA-guided endonuclease TnpB family protein: protein MILNYRYRIYPDNEQVELLDEWLETCRVSYNYALRELKDWIASRKCSLDRCSLESEYMMAADYPFPSYHQQQNNLPKAKKKFSRLQAVPSQVLQTNIRRLHDSWDSFQARGYGFPRFKKYGQMKSMLFPQFKTNPVSDWQIQLPKLGKVQINLHRPIPEGFVIKQVRVLKKAIGWFAVVAIESDIELPSPVPHGHAIGVDVGLLSYVATSDGYIEKRPKFFKTAYRRLKVLQKRLSRKKKRGKNYEKAQLKVAKQHNYIAFRRSDYQFKLAHKLCDMADTIYVEDCDFRIMAKGMLGKHTIDAGWGKLRDILEYVAQKRDVFVGRVDHRGTSQVCPNCRSEVRKDLRVRLSECHECNYVVNRDIASGQEICNRGRETYRGTPEKQEIGSQVVLSGNLVVDKWRNLSLDSRGARSISDNGSPHCNNFRAKAIK from the coding sequence ATGATTCTCAACTATCGCTATCGCATCTATCCTGATAATGAACAAGTTGAGCTACTCGATGAGTGGCTGGAAACTTGCCGTGTCAGCTATAACTATGCTCTCAGAGAACTAAAAGATTGGATAGCCAGTCGAAAATGTTCTCTCGATAGGTGTAGTTTAGAATCAGAATATATGATGGCTGCGGATTATCCGTTCCCTAGCTACCACCAACAGCAAAACAACTTACCAAAAGCCAAGAAGAAATTTTCACGACTCCAAGCTGTACCGTCACAAGTATTGCAAACCAATATTAGACGATTGCATGATAGTTGGGATTCATTCCAAGCTAGAGGTTATGGCTTCCCACGCTTTAAGAAGTATGGACAAATGAAGTCAATGTTGTTTCCTCAGTTCAAAACCAACCCAGTGAGTGATTGGCAAATTCAACTACCTAAATTAGGAAAAGTACAAATCAACCTACATAGACCAATCCCTGAAGGTTTTGTTATCAAGCAAGTCAGAGTACTGAAAAAGGCAATAGGTTGGTTTGCAGTGGTAGCGATAGAATCAGATATTGAGCTTCCTAGTCCCGTACCTCATGGTCACGCAATCGGTGTTGATGTCGGCTTGTTGTCCTACGTGGCAACAAGCGATGGATATATAGAGAAGCGACCCAAGTTTTTCAAGACAGCCTATCGTCGGCTGAAAGTGCTACAAAAGCGTCTGTCAAGAAAAAAGAAACGAGGGAAAAACTATGAAAAAGCTCAACTAAAAGTAGCTAAACAACATAACTACATAGCATTCAGGCGATCTGACTATCAGTTCAAACTTGCCCATAAACTGTGTGATATGGCAGATACAATCTACGTTGAAGATTGTGACTTTCGTATTATGGCGAAAGGGATGTTAGGTAAGCATACGATAGACGCTGGTTGGGGAAAATTGCGAGACATATTAGAATATGTAGCCCAGAAACGAGATGTCTTTGTCGGTCGGGTTGATCATCGTGGCACTAGCCAGGTTTGCCCTAATTGTCGCTCTGAAGTCAGAAAGGATCTAAGGGTTCGACTAAGTGAGTGTCATGAATGTAATTATGTTGTCAACAGGGATATTGCCTCTGGTCAGGAAATCTGTAACCGAGGTAGAGAAACGTATCGGGGGACTCCCGAAAAGCAAGAAATTGGCTCTCAAGTCGTACTGTCGGGCAACTTGGTTGTAGATAAGTGGCGCAACCTATCTTTGGATAGTAGGGGAGCAAGATCCATTAGCGATAATGGAAGCCCACACTGTAATAATTTTAGAGCGAAAGCGATAAAATAA
- a CDS encoding mercuric reductase, protein MDNQDHAVTIAPMDEYNQQLIANVHPPDWANPKPADCYDLVVIGAGTAGLVTAKGAAGLDIGLKVAMIEKNLMGGDCLNVGCVPSKCLIRSSRVVADMKEALPFGVQPPENIQVDFPAVMARMRQVRTQISPVDSAVAAKKAGVDVFFGEASFASENTIIVGGQTLKFKKAVIASGARAVKPKIKGIEEVGYLTNENVFSLTELPPRLAVIGGGPIGCELAQAFHRLGSEVILFHKGSHLLNKEDPDAAEIVQQAFIKEGIRLVLNCQLQEVQHSPEGKLISFVGDDGQESIMVDQILAGAGRQPNVESLNLEAVGVQYDPRKGVKVNDNLQTSNSKIFGAGDICMNWKFTHAADAAARIVIKNTLFSPFGLGKSKLSDLIMPWVTYTDPEIAHVGMYEEEAQAKGIDCNTIKINFDDVDRALADGETEGFLKILHKKGSDEILGATIVARHGGEMISEITTAMIGGMGLSKLSGVIHPYPTQASAIKQAADMYRRTLLTERTKKLLSFLSKLS, encoded by the coding sequence ATGGATAATCAAGACCACGCTGTAACTATTGCCCCAATGGACGAATACAATCAGCAGTTGATTGCTAATGTTCATCCCCCCGATTGGGCAAATCCTAAACCTGCCGACTGTTATGACTTAGTGGTTATTGGAGCAGGAACGGCAGGTTTAGTTACGGCTAAAGGTGCAGCAGGATTGGATATTGGCTTAAAAGTAGCCATGATTGAAAAGAATTTGATGGGGGGAGACTGCTTAAATGTGGGATGTGTCCCTTCTAAATGTCTGATTCGTTCCTCCCGGGTAGTTGCAGACATGAAAGAAGCACTACCCTTTGGAGTTCAACCTCCAGAGAATATTCAGGTTGATTTTCCTGCGGTGATGGCAAGAATGCGTCAGGTAAGAACTCAAATTAGCCCAGTGGACTCGGCAGTAGCAGCTAAAAAAGCAGGAGTTGATGTGTTTTTTGGCGAAGCAAGTTTTGCTAGTGAAAATACGATCATTGTTGGTGGACAAACTCTCAAATTTAAGAAAGCGGTGATTGCTTCTGGGGCAAGAGCAGTAAAACCCAAAATCAAGGGAATTGAGGAAGTTGGGTATCTAACTAATGAAAATGTCTTTTCTCTCACAGAACTCCCTCCTAGATTAGCCGTAATTGGCGGAGGACCAATTGGTTGCGAGCTGGCGCAAGCATTTCATCGTTTGGGTAGTGAGGTGATTTTATTTCATAAAGGTTCTCACTTGTTAAACAAAGAAGATCCCGATGCGGCAGAGATTGTTCAACAAGCATTTATTAAAGAAGGAATTCGTCTAGTTCTCAACTGCCAGTTACAGGAAGTCCAACATAGTCCAGAAGGTAAGTTGATTAGTTTTGTTGGCGATGATGGGCAAGAATCAATCATGGTAGATCAGATTTTGGCTGGTGCGGGCAGACAACCCAACGTAGAAAGTCTCAATTTAGAAGCAGTAGGAGTTCAATACGATCCTAGAAAAGGCGTAAAAGTCAACGATAATTTACAAACTAGCAACTCTAAAATTTTTGGCGCTGGGGATATCTGCATGAATTGGAAATTTACCCATGCAGCCGATGCCGCTGCCCGAATTGTAATTAAAAATACTTTGTTTTCTCCCTTTGGATTGGGTAAATCAAAATTAAGCGATCTTATAATGCCCTGGGTTACGTATACCGACCCGGAAATTGCTCATGTGGGAATGTATGAGGAAGAGGCACAGGCAAAGGGAATTGACTGTAATACAATTAAAATTAACTTTGACGATGTTGATCGCGCTTTGGCAGATGGAGAAACAGAGGGTTTTCTTAAGATTCTCCATAAAAAAGGTTCGGACGAAATTTTAGGTGCTACTATCGTTGCTCGTCATGGAGGAGAAATGATTAGTGAGATTACCACCGCCATGATTGGTGGTATGGGTTTGAGTAAGTTGTCTGGGGTTATTCATCCTTACCCTACCCAGGCAAGTGCAATTAAGCAAGCTGCTGATATGTATCGTCGAACCCTGTTAACGGAAAGAACTAAAAAGTTATTAAGCTTTTTAAGCAAATTATCCTAA
- a CDS encoding IS1634 family transposase has translation MKGTNSERADDLPLIIHWLKQMEIASIIDRELPVPHGNRKGLSYGQLSVLFLSYVVSQSDHRLCAVEPWVEKHRQTLEIATGWNIGGKDATDDRLADLLSVIGSSENQGREKVAIQLGQSTIRAYELPTDKARSDTTSFSVYHQPTKETEGTNLLNFGYSKDRRPDLVQYRQMLATLDPMGMPLLGATLSGNGTDESHYLPTWQQLVEIIGHKDFLFLADSKGSTWNNRGKINQQGGIYCFPLAMHQPRPKLLSQWVANPPTAVQEICLNSEAESESPIGKGFEVPLGSLWYEKEHQKWHRWSERWLVVCSYALQQRQLKSLSARLSKAELALEKLAKKPPQDEVALQTKVETILKRYRVTGQILTAIEKKIGYQKVYQGAGRGSKNRPSRRVRQTTLSLTYQRCETAITHQQSIAGWRLYVTNANSQRLSLEQAVNSYREQWQPERGFHRFKRGRLPALPIYFQDEERIRGLMFLLTIALTLFTLMEFVVRRQLAVTKQSLPGLYSGNPKRTTFRPTAEQLLAAFGDLTLYLYPDGSTEISSLNSLQRQILNLMKIPESIYILPQLVPD, from the coding sequence TTGAAAGGAACTAACTCAGAAAGAGCAGATGATCTTCCTCTAATTATTCATTGGCTAAAGCAAATGGAAATAGCATCAATAATTGATCGAGAGCTACCTGTTCCTCATGGGAATCGAAAAGGATTAAGCTACGGTCAATTATCAGTCCTATTTCTAAGTTATGTAGTGAGCCAATCAGACCATCGATTATGTGCCGTAGAACCATGGGTAGAAAAACATCGGCAAACCTTAGAAATAGCAACAGGATGGAACATTGGGGGCAAAGATGCCACAGATGACCGACTAGCTGACTTATTAAGTGTCATCGGTTCATCGGAAAATCAAGGGCGAGAGAAAGTAGCAATTCAATTGGGACAAAGCACAATACGAGCTTATGAATTACCAACGGACAAAGCCAGAAGCGATACCACAAGTTTTAGTGTCTATCATCAGCCCACAAAAGAAACAGAAGGAACTAACTTGCTGAATTTTGGTTATAGTAAAGACCGCCGCCCTGATTTGGTTCAATATCGTCAAATGTTAGCTACTCTCGACCCCATGGGAATGCCTCTATTGGGAGCTACATTATCAGGAAATGGAACAGATGAATCTCATTATCTACCAACATGGCAACAATTGGTGGAGATTATTGGTCACAAAGATTTCTTGTTTCTCGCCGATTCTAAAGGCTCTACTTGGAATAATCGGGGGAAAATTAATCAACAAGGAGGAATTTACTGTTTTCCGCTAGCGATGCATCAGCCTCGTCCCAAACTGTTATCGCAATGGGTGGCTAATCCACCAACAGCAGTGCAAGAAATTTGTCTCAACTCCGAAGCCGAGTCAGAATCTCCCATTGGTAAGGGTTTTGAAGTTCCGTTGGGCAGTCTCTGGTATGAAAAAGAACATCAAAAGTGGCATCGTTGGTCAGAACGATGGTTAGTGGTTTGTTCTTATGCTTTACAACAGCGTCAACTTAAAAGCTTGTCAGCTCGTCTGAGTAAAGCGGAACTTGCCCTAGAAAAACTCGCTAAAAAACCACCACAAGATGAGGTAGCTCTACAAACCAAAGTGGAGACTATTCTGAAACGTTATCGAGTTACGGGGCAGATCTTAACTGCGATTGAGAAGAAAATTGGCTATCAAAAAGTTTATCAAGGTGCTGGTCGAGGAAGTAAGAATCGTCCCTCTCGTCGTGTTCGTCAAACTACTCTTTCCTTGACTTATCAACGTTGTGAGACCGCTATCACCCATCAACAATCCATCGCTGGTTGGAGATTGTATGTAACTAATGCTAATTCACAGCGTCTTTCTCTTGAGCAAGCTGTTAACTCTTATCGGGAGCAATGGCAACCTGAAAGAGGTTTTCATCGTTTTAAACGAGGTCGTCTTCCCGCTTTACCCATCTATTTTCAAGATGAAGAACGGATTCGAGGGCTGATGTTTTTACTAACGATCGCCCTGACTCTGTTTACCTTGATGGAATTTGTGGTTCGTCGCCAACTAGCGGTGACAAAGCAATCACTTCCTGGACTTTATTCAGGCAATCCCAAGCGCACTACTTTTCGTCCCACTGCTGAACAATTGCTAGCTGCTTTTGGCGATCTAACTTTGTATCTTTATCCTGATGGCTCTACTGAAATTAGTTCTCTTAATTCTCTTCAAAGACAGATTTTAAATCTGATGAAGATTCCTGAATCGATTTACATTCTTCCCCAGCTAGTTCCTGATTGA
- a CDS encoding TVP38/TMEM64 family protein, with the protein MPTDDGNQFMKINKYFKIGILILIGITLVAAPVQAQEIASSSGFNPQELLRNALQWVDDLGAIAPIAFMLIYIVATVAFLPGSVLTLGAGVLFGVIQGSIYVFFGATIGATLAFLVGRYLARGWISKKIEGNQKFNAIDKAVGKEGLKIVLLTRLSPIFPFNLLNYGLGVTGVSLKDYVIGSVGMIPGTIMYVYIGSLAGSIATIGGESQPDANPIAQWAIRIIGFIATVAVTLYVTKIARKALDESIDTSSTEQEA; encoded by the coding sequence ATGCCCACTGATGATGGTAATCAATTTATGAAAATCAATAAATACTTCAAAATAGGCATATTAATATTAATCGGTATAACCTTAGTTGCTGCCCCCGTTCAGGCACAGGAGATTGCAAGTAGCTCTGGCTTTAATCCTCAAGAATTACTGCGAAATGCTTTGCAATGGGTTGATGATTTAGGGGCGATCGCACCTATTGCTTTTATGTTAATTTATATTGTCGCTACAGTGGCATTTCTCCCCGGTTCAGTATTAACTCTAGGTGCGGGAGTATTGTTTGGAGTCATTCAAGGCTCAATCTATGTTTTTTTTGGGGCAACTATTGGAGCAACTTTAGCTTTTTTGGTTGGTCGTTATTTGGCAAGAGGTTGGATCTCGAAAAAAATTGAGGGTAATCAAAAATTTAATGCGATCGACAAAGCTGTGGGCAAAGAAGGTCTAAAAATTGTTCTGTTAACTAGACTATCGCCGATATTTCCTTTTAATCTCTTAAATTACGGTTTAGGAGTTACAGGAGTATCTTTAAAAGATTATGTCATCGGTTCAGTGGGTATGATTCCCGGCACAATTATGTATGTTTACATTGGTTCTCTGGCGGGAAGCATCGCTACCATCGGTGGTGAAAGTCAACCTGATGCCAATCCTATAGCACAATGGGCAATTCGGATTATTGGATTTATTGCTACGGTGGCAGTTACTCTCTACGTGACAAAAATTGCTCGTAAAGCCTTGGATGAGTCTATTGATACTAGTAGTACAGAGCAAGAGGCTTAG